The DNA region ATGTTGGTGCCTCTGATCTTAAACACCGGGATCCCCAGCGACTTGGCCACTATGTAGGCGTAGTCCTCAACCAGCTCCATCATGACGGTGGCCTCAGGCGCGTAGCGCATATGGCCGGCGTCTGACATAGTCTCCCACTCAAAGCCGAATTTCCTGAGGTAGTCCAGGTACCTGGGCTCCCCCCCGCCCAGCTCTTTCTTAAAAACCTCCTTCTCCACCAAAGCTTTTAAATCGCCGTAGCCGCCGTAGTCGAACTTGGCGGGGTCGTGCTCCTCCCCCGCCGGCGTGATGACTACGTAGTAGTCCCTCTTCTCCTCCGCCTTCTTCTCGCTCCTAGACTCGCCAGGCTTAAAACTCCGGCTGAGCTCCGAAAGCGGGTGGCCGAGGCACTTCAGCTCGAAGGCTTTGTAGTAGCCAAAGGGCGCCTTGTAGACCCCGTCGCCGAACTGCGACTTAACCGCTTCATACAGCTTATCTAGCACCTCCCTCGCCACGTAAGGCCTAGCCAAGTCGCTGGAGAGGTGGGCGTAGGGGTATATAACCACCGAGGTCGCCTTGACCCTCCTCGCCATGTCCACCACGTCGCCCGCCACGGCCTTTAGAAAACCCTCGTCTGCGGTGTCCCCCCTCTCCACTGAGACGAAGACCACCAAGGCGTTGGAGGCGGCTCCGGAAGACGGCTCGTCTCTGATGTCGAGAGCCGGCTCTCTGGGCTCCCAGCTAAAACGCTCGGCGTGTATGTAGAGAACTCTCATACTACCCGCCTTCCGCCTATTTTATAACTGTTTATTCTACGTAGATCCCGTTTCTCCTAAGCCTCTTCAAAATACCCTCGGCGTCTTCAGGATACGCACCGGCGTATTTCCTTATCTTGTCGTAGTCGAGCTTGATGCCGCGCTCCAGCACGTACCTAGCCACCTCGTTTATGAAATCCTCAGCCTCCTTAGTCGCTATCTTGGCCTTCAAGACGAGGAGTTGCTCCAGCCCGATAGCCCTAACCCTGACGCCATCGACATCGACCTCTCTGAGGTCTGCCAAAAGCTCCGGCGGTATATATATGTCTAGGATATTCTCCAGCAGATCTACCCTTACGGTCTCCCCACCCACTATCAACTCGTAGTATATAGTGCCGTGGTCAGAGGTGCCCATATCCCAGTCGTTTTCCTCGGCAATTTCCTCAAACAGCTCGTTATCCAACACTGTGGATTTGTTAATTACAAAAATATCCAAGTCCCTGGGGTCGTAGTCTATATTATAGAGAAAGGGCAAGATCGCGCTTCCGATCAACACGTGCTCGACGCCTTTCTCATTCAGACTCTTCGCCACCTTTTCAAGCGCGGTTTTGTATTTGTCAAGACGCATAGCCCCAGAGAGGCACTTGTTAATAACAGTTTGTGGCTCATCATAAATATACTATATATTGATAAATAGTGGGTGTAGCCAGTAATACTTATTAACCCTAGTAATAACTTTCCACATGCTACTTAATGAAATAGTAGATCAGATTCCAAATATAAACAAATGCCTACATAGAGGAAAAACCCTAATTATTAGAATTGACATAAATTCGCCTATTGTAAATGGAAAGATAGTAGATGATTTCAGAATACGCATGCACGCCTACACGCTACGCGTCGCCTCCGAGGCCGGGACAAAGGCGGTCGTCCTGGCGCACCAGGGCAGGCCCGGCCAAGACGACTTCACATCTCTAGACCTCCACAGACCTTATATAGAGAAGTACTTGGAGAGGCCCATTAAATTCGTCGACGACGTCATTGGGCCAGAGGCGAGGAGGCAGATGCGGGAGCTCAGGGAGGGCGAGATACTGCTACTGGAGAACGTCCGCGTGCTGGCTGAGGAGGTTATTGAAAAAGTCCCCGAGGCCCAGGCCGACACGTTTCTAGTGCGGAAGCTGGCCCCCCTCGCCGACTACTTCGTCTTCGACGGCTTCGCCGTGGCCCACAGATCGCAGCCAAGCGTCGTGGGGTTCCCCATGGTGTTGCCCTCATGCGCCGGCCCCATATTCGAGCGGGAGCTCAGAGCGCTGGGGGCTGTGTTTGAGAAGAAGGGCCGGGGCGTCGTGTTGATGGCCGGCGGGGCCAAGATACCGGATACGTTGAAGGCTGTGGAGCAGTTGTTGAAAAACGGCTTCGTGGAGAAGGTAGCGGTGGGGGGCCTCGTGGGCTTTGTCTTCGCCGTGGCTAAACACGGCGTGTTGAACACGGCGCTTAAGCAAGTGGTGGAGCAGGGCGGCTACCTCCCGTACATAGACAAGGCGAAGCAGCTGCTGGCGAAATACGGCGGGCAGATACACACGCCCGTCGACTTCGCCGTGAACCAAAACGGCAGAATGGATGTAGACGTCTACTCGCTAGCCCAGTCGCCGCTGGACATAGGAAGGCTGACGATCCTAGCCTTTAAAGAGCTCGTCGACCAAGGCGAGCTTGTAATATTCAGCGGCCCGATGGGGTATATAGAGGACGAGAAATTCGCAGTGGGCACACTGGAGTTGTTAAAGGCGGCGGCCCGTAGAAAGCTCATTCTAGGGGGCGGC from Pyrobaculum sp. 3827-6 includes:
- a CDS encoding nucleotidyltransferase; translated protein: MRLDKYKTALEKVAKSLNEKGVEHVLIGSAILPFLYNIDYDPRDLDIFVINKSTVLDNELFEEIAEENDWDMGTSDHGTIYYELIVGGETVRVDLLENILDIYIPPELLADLREVDVDGVRVRAIGLEQLLVLKAKIATKEAEDFINEVARYVLERGIKLDYDKIRKYAGAYPEDAEGILKRLRRNGIYVE
- a CDS encoding phosphoglycerate kinase, translating into MLLNEIVDQIPNINKCLHRGKTLIIRIDINSPIVNGKIVDDFRIRMHAYTLRVASEAGTKAVVLAHQGRPGQDDFTSLDLHRPYIEKYLERPIKFVDDVIGPEARRQMRELREGEILLLENVRVLAEEVIEKVPEAQADTFLVRKLAPLADYFVFDGFAVAHRSQPSVVGFPMVLPSCAGPIFERELRALGAVFEKKGRGVVLMAGGAKIPDTLKAVEQLLKNGFVEKVAVGGLVGFVFAVAKHGVLNTALKQVVEQGGYLPYIDKAKQLLAKYGGQIHTPVDFAVNQNGRMDVDVYSLAQSPLDIGRLTILAFKELVDQGELVIFSGPMGYIEDEKFAVGTLELLKAAARRKLILGGGHTIMAAEKAGVLDKAFHVSTGGRAFIQTIGGEEMPAVKALLTSAKKFRL